The region GCGCACCAGCGAATCGGCGGAAGACGTGGTGCAGGAGGGCTTCATCAAGATCTGGCGCTTCGCCGGGTCGTACGATGCGGCCAAGGCGTCGCCGTCCACGTGGATGTCGACGATCGTGAAGAACCAGGCGCTCGACTATTTGCGGCGCAATCCGTATGCGGGCGTGTACGTCGACGAACTCGACGACCGTCACGCCGCGAGCGACGGCGATGCATCGCACCAGACCGCTCTCGACGCCGAGCGCTTGAGCGGCTACCTGGGCCGTCTGTCGCCGGGGCAGCGGCAAGCGATCGCGCTCGCGTATTTTCGCGGCCAGTCGCAATCGGAAATCGCCCATACGCTGGGCGCGCCGATCGGCACGGTCAAAAGCTGGATCAACCGCGGGCTGGAATCGCTGCGTGCGATGACCGAGCCGCGCCGCGTGCCGCCCCGCGGCGGTTTTTCGTGAGTCGACGCGGG is a window of Paraburkholderia sp. D15 DNA encoding:
- a CDS encoding RNA polymerase sigma factor, with product MPRVASTDVNAGATTGEERNAYFAALIARIARRDAAAFEALYRASAPSLFGLAVRVTRTSESAEDVVQEGFIKIWRFAGSYDAAKASPSTWMSTIVKNQALDYLRRNPYAGVYVDELDDRHAASDGDASHQTALDAERLSGYLGRLSPGQRQAIALAYFRGQSQSEIAHTLGAPIGTVKSWINRGLESLRAMTEPRRVPPRGGFS